In Thermomonas carbonis, a single genomic region encodes these proteins:
- a CDS encoding TetR/AcrR family transcriptional regulator, producing MARQTRQRILDASLMMFNAQGEPNVTTNHIADELEISPGNLYYHFRNKDDIIEQLFAVYEQRMDTALAAPSGRLPGLEDVWLQLHLVFECIWDYRFLYRDLVDILSRNRRLRMRFARILKRADEQAHTVMRGLVQAGVMRASADEVDAASTNILVIATFWMNYASARGDKDERASIRDGIVQVMMLISPFLRDAERVHLNTLTRAYIE from the coding sequence ATGGCCAGGCAGACCCGACAGCGCATCCTCGATGCGTCGCTGATGATGTTCAACGCGCAGGGCGAGCCGAACGTCACCACCAATCATATCGCCGACGAGCTGGAAATCAGCCCGGGCAACCTGTACTACCACTTCCGCAACAAGGACGACATCATCGAGCAGCTGTTCGCGGTTTACGAACAGCGCATGGACACCGCACTGGCAGCGCCCAGCGGTCGCCTGCCGGGACTGGAAGATGTCTGGCTGCAGTTGCACCTGGTGTTCGAGTGCATCTGGGACTACCGCTTCCTGTATCGCGACCTGGTCGACATCCTCAGCCGCAACCGCCGCCTGCGCATGCGGTTCGCGCGGATCCTCAAGCGCGCCGACGAACAGGCGCACACAGTGATGCGCGGGCTGGTCCAGGCCGGTGTGATGCGCGCCTCCGCGGATGAGGTCGATGCCGCGTCCACCAACATCCTGGTGATCGCCACGTTCTGGATGAACTATGCCTCCGCGCGAGGCGACAAGGACGAGCGCGCCTCGATCCGCGACGGCATCGTCCAGGTCATGATGCTGATCTCACCGTTCCTGCGCGATGCCGAGCGCGTGCACCTCAATACCCTGACCCGCGCCTACATCGAGTAA
- a CDS encoding acyl-CoA-binding protein — translation MSDLQAQFEQAAKDVHALAERPDNDTLLRLYALYKQGAEGDVSGAKPGFFDFVGTAKYEAWAKLKGTGQDEAKQKYVDLVKKLTA, via the coding sequence GTGTCCGATCTGCAAGCCCAGTTCGAGCAGGCCGCCAAGGACGTGCACGCGCTCGCCGAGCGCCCCGACAACGACACCCTGCTGCGCCTGTACGCGCTCTACAAACAGGGTGCCGAAGGCGACGTCAGCGGTGCCAAGCCCGGCTTTTTCGATTTCGTCGGCACCGCCAAGTACGAGGCCTGGGCCAAACTCAAGGGCACCGGGCAGGACGAGGCGAAGCAGAAGTACGTGGACCTGGTGAAGAAACTGACGGCCTGA